The following coding sequences lie in one Chelonia mydas isolate rCheMyd1 chromosome 6, rCheMyd1.pri.v2, whole genome shotgun sequence genomic window:
- the LOC102945518 gene encoding 40S ribosomal protein S15a-like: MNVLADALNSINDAEKHGKHQVLIILCSKIIIRFLTVMMKHGYIDEFEIIDDHRAGKILVHLTGRLNKCGVISPRFDVQLKDLDKWQNNLLPSCQFGYIVLTISAGIMDHEEARRKHTGGKNPGILFLKLVKTGILINCSNGKKKI, translated from the coding sequence ATGAATGTTCTGGCAGATGCCCTTAACAGCATCAACGATGCAGAGAAACATGGAAAACATCAAGTTCTCATTATACTGTGCTCTAAAATAATCATCCGGTTTTTAACCGTGATGATGAAGCATGGTTACATTGATGAATTTGAGATCATTGACGATCACAGAGCTGGGAAAATTCTTGTTCATCTCACAGGCAGACTGAACAAGTGTGGTGTGATCAGTCCCAGATTCGATGTTCAGTTGAAGGACCTGGACAAGTGGCAGAACAACCTTTTGCCTTCATGTCAGTTTGGGTACATAGTGCTGACAATTTCCGCTGGCATCATGGACCATGAGGAAGCAAGGCGAAAACACACAGGAGGCAAAAATCCTGGGATTCTTTTTCTAAAGCTTGTAAAAACAGGCATACTAATAAAttgttcaaatggaaaaaaaaaaatc